The sequence below is a genomic window from Salinispira pacifica.
CCGATGTGGAATGCCATTTCCTGTACGGGAGTACCGGCTGCATCGGGGCGTGCGAAACGTCCGGTGAGCAGGTTCATACCGTTGAACTGTGCATGGCTTGCAACACGGTCGATTTCGTCAACCAGCTGGCTTACCTCAACCTGAATCTGCATACGGTCTTCTGCGGAGTAGATACCGTTGGAAGACTGTACTGACAGTTCACGGATACGCTGAAGAATGTCCTGAGTTTCCTGCAGGTACCCTTCAGTGGTCTGGATAAGGCTGATACCGTTGGATGCGTTCCGGCTGGCCTGCTGCAGACCGCGGATCTGGCTTCGCAGTTTTTCAGAAACTGCAAGACCTGAGGCATCGTCACCGGCCCGGTTGATTCTCAAACCGGAACTCAGCTTTTCCATGTTCTTGGTAACGGCTTCGTTGTTCACGCCGTTCTGACGCTGTGCAAACATTGCACTAAGATTGTGATTAATAATCATCATTTCCTCCTTGAAGATGATTAGCGGATTCACGGGCATCCGTGCCCGTGATTCTTTCGCAAGATCCAGGATCCGATTTCAGGCAGCGGGCGAGTACATCCTTTTACAGATATCCGCATCCTGAAATCATCACCCGGACCTTGGGAAAAAATTGTGGATTCCACAATTTTTTTTCGAAATTTCACTAAAGGGTTTTATTCAGAACCCGATAGTATGAATAGGGAGAGTTATGCTTCCGAAGATTATTCAATCGCCGAACCTCTCCCGTATTAGAACATCGGTACTATCCGGGGAAAACTTTAAAAAAAAAGATGAAAAAAGTTGTTAAGCTTTGAAAAAAAATGCCGAGGGCCTGTGCTGAGGCGGCTGCAGGAACATATCCGGACAGGATAATCGGGCCTATAGGACACAGCGGCGAACGCTGGAGGGGAGGGCAGATAGCCGGGCGGCTATCAAGCGGCCCGTATCTGTTGCTCAATGAGCTTAGAGCTGTTCCTTTATACTTAGAGCTGTTCCTCGATATAAGAAAGATACTGCTGGGCGATCTTGTCTTCCGGATCACCGTGGAGCACCCGGAGAAACTGCTCCTGGGCTTCTTCAAGCTCCCCCAGCTTAATGAGGCAGATGCCGAGATTTGAAAGGATTTTCACGTCTTCGGGGTTCAGCTGGAGAGCTTCCTCCAGCAATGAGCGGCTTTCATCCAGTCTGTCAATTTCCATGGCGCAAATTGCCATCTCATTCAGCAGATCTGCGCTGTTGCCGCCCCTGCTTCTTGCAATGGTGAAAGCGTTGTACCCTTCCTGATAGCGTTTGAGCCGTCTGAGAGCCCATCCTTTCAGAAACCAGGCGTTCCAGATTTCCGGTTGAAGCTTCAGGAACTCCTCGATTTTTTCAAGACCTTCTTCCTCTTTTCCAAGCCGGATGAAATCGAAAGCTTCATTGAACAGGGCGTCCCGGTTGGAGCTGCCTTTCAGCTGGGAAAGAATCTGTTCAATCTCCGCCTTTTTGTCCGAATCGGAGCTGATCTCCATGAAGCGGGTGAACTCTTTTTTGGCTCTGCCGAAGGACTGCTGCCGGAGGAAAAAATATCCGGCGTAGAGATGGGCTTCGGGCAACTCGGGTTTCTGCTGGAGTGCGCTGATGTACGCGCTGAAGGCGTATTCTTCAAAGCGTTTCTGTTCTGTCTCATTGCCAAGTTTTTCATAGCCTTCGGAACGCTGATCATACATCAGTGCCAGATTCAGGGTTGAGCGGGGATTATCGGGCTGCAGCCCCCTGAGGGCCAGAAAGAGTTCCTCTGCAAGGTCCCAGTCGTTGTTCTGAGCTTTGAGAATGGCCGTCTGGGTGAGTTCATCCAGAATGCCCGGCTTCACTGCCAGAACAAACTGACGGAAATAATCGGAATTTTCGTTGCTCTGGTCGTAGGCCAGAACCTTCAGCATTCCTGTGACGATCATCTCCCAGCTGAGATTAGCAATGTCCCAGTCCTCTTCGCTGCTTCCGGTTTCCACCGGCAGCATGATATCCGGACGAAGCTGGAATCCTCCGATCTCTTTCTGCATGGCCTCGGGGAGGGAAATGTATATTAGATGCTCAAGTTTTTTATGGGAATGTTTCATATTCGATCCTTTCCGGGGATGGGGTTCGGGAGCCCGGGTGCTCTGCCGGCGGCGGCTTCTCTGCGCGGAGCTGCCACAGCGTTTCCTGGTTTGACTATTTGCGTTTTGCCTGTTTCAGATATTGATTCAGGCGCAGTTTATATTCCGTGGGGATTGCTTTTTCATCAAACTGGATGGCAAAGGCCGCCAGATCTTTTCGGCCTTGCACTTCTTCAAAGCGCAGAACCTTGCCGGCAATCTGAACCTGAAGATCGGGATCCTCAAATTTCAAAGTAAGAAGTGACGGTTTATTCACCAGAAACGTGGGAACACCGAAGATGATCACCTTGGCTCCCCCGAAGGAAATATCCCGGAGGATGCACTTTCTGGGGATATTGTCGATGCTTATGGCCACGCCTTCTTTGGGATGCAGCCTCATATCCTGCTGCACCGAGGGATTCATCACAATCCTCTCGTCCTTCCTCTCGTTTGAATTGGTTTGGGCTTCAAGCAGTTCTCCCAGCCGGAAGATCAGTTCATCCGGGGGTCGGTGAGCGAACTCCAGGTTCAGGAAGTTCAAGTCGGGCTTCTCCGGGTGATAGGGGGCGTAACTTACCACCTTTGCTTTCATGAAGAAGCTTATGGGGTTGGCCTTGTCCTTCTGGAGGAAACTGTAGTTCAGGCTGACCATCCGGTTTGCCTGTTCAATCACTTTTTTGATAGGTGTCTTCACGTTAACAACCAGCTTTGCGGAAGTCATGGAACTTGAGTAGAGGATGCACGGCCACTGGTATCCCAGGCAGCGCAGATGAATACCCTTGGTATTCAGAAGCAGCGCTCTGTTGATATCCTTGTTGAACAGAACATCCTGCTCACTGTAGCGGTCATATAATTTTGAGATTTGCTGGCTCGTAACAACAGACATTTGGGCTGATAATAGCGAAAGCGTGAGTGACAGTCAATTCAATCGGAAGAAAAAATGAGTACCGGGAACAGCTCAGGAGGGCAGCAGCGGAATAACGCGTATCGTTAATCTTCCATCGTACCGGGGATTGAGAGAGGCTCGTCAATGGCGGCCTCCTCCAGAGTGCTGCTGATGCGATGGATCAGATTCATGGTGATTCGTTCAGCCTCTTCGAGTTCACTGTTGTCCACCGGCTCATCTGCTGGAACTGTTGGCTCATTCCCTGCAGATTCCCGGGCAATTTCCCCGGCGGATGAGGGCTGCAGTCGGGGCTGCCCGGCAGCCCCTGATTTGAAAAGATCATCCACCACCAGAATTCCTGCCAAAATGGCCAGCTTAACCGGATCTCTGGTTTCCACGCTGTCCCGTATCTCCTCAATTTTGGATTCATAGAACCTGGTCACCTGTTCCAGGTATACAGGATCCTCATCCGATTGGAGAGTAAAGCTTGTTCCCAGCATTTCCACCTTCATGCGTATCCTCGCTGACCTGAGTTTTGTGTTCGGGCGATTACCTGAGGGAATTCAGAAAATATCCAGCTGTCCTTCCCGGGTATCATCCGAGGAATCCTCTTCAGAATCATCATCATAGCCGTCATCTTCGTTCAGGGCGTCATCGATGTTCGATTCATCCAGCATATCGTCCCCGTCAATTCCGGATTCTTCTTCCTCAGTATCTTCGGAGAGGCTGCTGTCCGGATCTCCAAGATCAACTTCCTCTTCGGTATCCGCCTCTTCGGTTTCGTCATCGGAAGAGGAGGATATTTCGCTATCCCGGTCTTCCGCATCGCTGCTTCCGTCTGCGATATCCGGAACCTTTACACCCGCCTCACGGGCTTCAATTTCCCTCTGTACTGCGTCCGCTTCCTGCTCAGCCAGTACGCTGGCTTCCGGATCCTCTTTCATGGTACCCACAACCTGTTCCAGGCTGTCAAGATGCTCCAGGGCGTTGATGATCCCCTGTTCGATTTCACCCTGTTCATCACGGTACTGATCAATCAGATTCTCCAACTCGGCAATTCTGCCTTCGTAGTTGCTGAGACGGTTTTTCAGCAGGCGGTTTTCTTCCTTATACTGGCCGATAAGCTCAACTGCTTCCTGAATTTTGCTTTCCAGCTTTTTAATCTGGTCAATGCTGATCATGGTTAACCCCTCCGCTGTGATCAATTATACAGTATACGAAGCACATCCTTATCTGTCCATGTTGAATCCGAAAAAAACGGGGGCGGCGAAAAAACACACGCACCTTCATGCCCGCTTTCAGCATGCTGCAGTACCGTGTTTCTTTGCCGCCCCCGCCGGGGATGCACTTCACATAACCCTAGAGGTGTTTTTTGGCAGTTTCTACAACCGCCTTGAACGCCTTGGGGTCTTCAATTGCAAGATTGGATAATACTTTTCTATTAATTTCTACATTTGCCTTATTCAGACCGTTGATAAAACGGGAATAGGACAGACCTTCTTCCCGGACTGCTGCAGAAATACGGGCAATCCACAATCGGCGGAATTCCCGCTTCTTGTTCTTTCTGTCCCGATAAGCGTACTGAAGACTCTTCTTCAGGGCATCTTTTGCCGTAGTGTGAAGAGTGCTTCGCCGTCCGTAGAAACCTTTCGTTTCTTTAAGAATCTTTTTCCGGCGGCTTTTGCGCCGGGTACCGTCAACTGCTCTTGGCATTTTGATCTCCTTGATGAACTCCGTACTTCAATACGGGTTCCGTTATTCCTTGTGTGCCGGTTCTTCGGTAGCCAACCACCTCGAACCTGGCCTGTTCTCCCCGGGCGTATTAGCCGTAGGGGAGGATCTTCCGGATACGGTCGTTCTCAGCAGGGCTGAGAATTCCGGCTTTCCGGAGTTTTCTTTTCCGCTTGGTGCTTTTCTTGGTGAGAATGTGGCGAAGCCCTTGCTTCTTGTACCGCACCTTACCGCTGCCGGTCACCTTATAGCGTTTTGCCGCAGATCTGCGGGTTTTCATTTTCGGCATGATACCCTCTCTATTTTTTCTTGGCTTTCGGACTGAGAATCATACTCATGAAACGGCCTTCCATCTGGGGGGCGCGATCCAGGTTGTAGTTTTCTTCACCCAAAAGCTCCAGTACTTTATGAAGTACATCCTTTCCTAAGTGTGTGTGGGCAAGCTCTCGTCCGCGGAATCGCACGGTAACCTTACATTTGTTGCCTTCCTGCAGAAATTCAAGCACGTGCTTGGATTTGAACTGCAGATCGTGGCCTTCAATTTTCGGCTGCATACGGATTTCTTTCAGTTTTACCTGAGTCTGGTTTTTCTTGGACTCGCGGTTTTTCTTATCCATCTCGTATTTGTACTTACCGTAGTCAATGAGCTTACATACCGGGGGTTTGGCGTTGGGCGCGACTTCGACCAGGTCGAGATCACGTTCCCGGGCCATTTCCAGGGCCTTGTCTGTGGCTACTACACCCAGCTGTTCCCCGTCATCTGCGATGAGACGAACCTCTTTGATCCGGATTTGCTCGTTAATTCGATGGTTCTTTGCGGACAATATGCCTCCCTTGTTTAACCATGATGTTGGAATTTCACGGATTGTCAATGTAGCATTGTCTCATAAAAAGGTCAAACCACCGGGCATGAATTCATCATATTCTCAGGGAGTGTAAGTACTTATTTCTCTTCCAGAAGCATGCAGACCTGCGTGGCCAGGAGATCCCGGCCAATATGCAGAGGTTTTCCCTGTTCATTCAGGCAAATTTCGTCTGCAATTCTCAGTCCCAGTTCACCGCAGAGCTGGCGAAAATCTTTGCGTGTGCAGAAATGGATGTTCGGGGTGTTATGCCAGCTGTAGGGAAGGTTTTTGTTCCTGGGCATAATTCCCCGGAACATCAGCTGACTCCGGTTTCGTAAATGGCCGAAATTCGGGAAATTCACAATGAGATGTCTTCCGACTCTGAGCATTTCTTTAAGGAGGAACACAGGATCCTGAAGCATCTGCAGGGTCTGGTTGAGGATCACATAGTCATAGCTCTTGCTGGGGAAGTCCTTTAATCCCTCATCCAGGTTGCCCTGAAAAACGGATAATCCCTTCCGGATGCAGCCGAGAACCATATCTTCCTCAATATCCACTCCTCTTCCTTTACATTGACGCTCCTGCTGAAGCATGAGCAGCAGTTCGCCGCTGCCGCAGCCCAGATCAAGAACCCTGCTGCCAGGGCGAACCAGTTTGGCAATTTCTTCATAGCTGAACCGTGTGGGATCATTATTTTGCATCAGCGCCGCCCCTCCATGGCAGATTTCAGAAAGGATGAAACAATGATTTCCTGCCGTCCGGTTTCCAGAAGAAAGGCATCATGACCATAGGGACTGTCAAGCTCGGTGTACGACACATCCTTTCCTCTCCGCATCATGGCGTAGACCAGTTCCTTGGACTGGTAGCTGGGGAACAGCCAGTCGCTTGAGTAGGAAATTACCAGGAAAGATGCAGTGGAGCGGTCGATGGTACTGTCCATAGTGCCGTATCGGCTGGAGAAGTCGTAATAATCCATGGCTTTGCTCAGGTAGATATATGAGTTGGCGTCAAAGCGCTCAACAAACTGATCCCCCTGGTACTCAAGGTAGCTTTCCACCTGGAACTGGTCGGAAAAATCAAAGTTGAAATCATCCCGTGTCTGAAGGCGTCTTCCGAATTTCACCCGCATGGATTCTTCAGATAAATAAGTGATATGCCCCACCATTCTGGCAATGGACAATCCCTGGCGGGGGATCTGATCCTTTCCGTAGTATTGCCCTCCGTTCCAATGTGGATCGGACATGATTGCGTTGCGTCCGACGGCGTTGAATGCAATACCCTGGGCGCTGAGCCGGCCCGTGGATGCGATGACGATGGCGGTTCTCAGACGCTCCGGATAGCGGATGCTCCATTCCAGAACCTGCATCCCTCCCATGGAACCCCCTGCGATGGCAAGCAGCTGATCAATGCCCAGATGATCAATCAGTATTCTCTGGGTTTCCACCATGTCCTGGATGGTAATTACCGGAAAATCCAGGGCGTAGGGCTCCCCGCTGGCAGGATTAATAGATCCCGGACCGCTGGTGCCGGTGCAGCCCCCCAGCGTGTTGGAGCAGATAATAAAGTAACGGTCCGTGTCAAAAGCTTTTCCGGGGCCGATCATGGAATCCCACCATCCCGGTTTGCGGTCATCACTGCTATGGTAGCCCGCAGCATGGGCGTCGCCGGAAAATGCATGCACAATGAGCACTGCATTGGACTTATCGGCATTCAGTGTTCCATAACATTCATACCTGATGTTCAAGGGGCCGAATGCCACGCCGCTTTCAAGAGTCAGTGCATTTTTGTCATCAATATAGAGATCATGCTGCCTCACCAGTCCGATGCCTGGCAGCTCTGCTCCTTCTGTCATCACTTCTCCTTGGGGTGTCACATACTTGCACCCTCAAAGTGCCGCTGTCAATACTTGCTCTGAAACATGCTGTTGTGGTAGGTTCTTTTCACTATGCAGCTGTTTATATTGTTTTCCATGCCCCTGTATCTGGGTCAGCTCATCCATTGGCACAGGGATGATATTCAGGATCTCTCACAAATCCGGTCGTCGGCAATACGCGGGGTGGTGTATGGTGCCCTCAGTGCAGCTGTATTCTTCACGCTGTATATGCTGGTGACTCTTTCGATCAGACCCTTACCCCTCTACGTGTATAACTCAACCCTCTATTTTCTGGTTCCTGTCCTTTTCCTCATTATCATGGGGCGGGGCCAGCTGAAGAAAAACGGAGTTGACGGGAATGCTGCCTCTCTGCTGATTCGTGTTCAGTTTACCGGGTTTTTCCTGTTTTTCAATGCAGGGCTGTATTTCATTCACTCGGGAAATTACGGCCAGTTTGTGATTCTTGTTCTGCCTCTGCTGTATCTTTTTCTCATTCCTGTTCTGGCACGAATCATGATCAGATCCCGTCGTTTTGAAAAACACTGGAATTTCATTATGTATGTAAGCTTCTTTCTTATACTTATCGCTGCTCCCATAACTGCAGTGCTGTTTTCTTTCCTGATGTATTTCTGGGGATGGACGGCGTTGCTGATAATCCTGTTTTTCCTGATTCTGTCCGACAGATTTTTCAGCCGGCTGGAACACGACATTCAATACCGCCTGGAGCTGGAGGGGAAAATGAAACCTCTGGTGCGGCTTTTTTCCGGACGATGACGGCATGCTGAGGCAGGGGCGGAATAGTTCACCGGGAACATCCCATGCGGTTTTGATCATATTAGCGCTGATCCATCTTCTTTTTGCATCCTGCAGTCCGGAGTCTGAAATCCTGCTGATACTGGATCCTCCCCTTGAACGTCAAATGACGTATGAGCTTCAACAGCAGCAGGATCAGGGAATATCTCCCTTCGAGGGTACCCGGGCCGACCCGGCATCTCTGCAAAAGGCGCTAGCGGCATTCTACCGTCAAAACGGATATGTTCTGGAAGTCATCACCATATCTCCTGAGGATGCTGAAGAAGGATCGCTTGAACTCGGCTTTTCTCAGCTGGAATCTCTTGCATCCCGTCCGCTGGATGAATACGAGGCGTTGATTGTGGCGCCGTGGCAGCGGAGGCTCGGGGAAGAAATATCCAGGATGGATGTTCACCCCCGGCGTATCTATCTTCTTGGACAAATATCGCCTGAGTATTCCCGGATGACCGGCTTTTATGTAGTGCCGGATTTCGGAGATCCTGGTCTGCTTAATCATATTCGGCAGAGGAGAGGGGAGAGTGTCCTGTTTTACAATCCCGGCTATATAGAATCTTCCATGGAAGCAGTGGAACGTTTCTCCTCCGGCACAGCGGAAGCCGAAGGGAGTTCTCCTGATGCACCGGCCCTGCTGCAGGCGCTCAGGGCTGAGGTTTCTCCCTCGGACATATTCAGCACAGCGGAGCTTACAGCGACGGATCTGGAGAACCGGCTGAAAGATGCAGCCGGGGAGGAGGATCAGCCAGAAACCCTGTATCTGCTTTTATCTCCCGGAGAACTGGACTCGGTGAAGATTCCCATGAAAAGCTTCGGAGAAGTGATCGCTCCTCTGTATCAGCCTGATATCACAATCCGGGGAGGCTTCCCGTTCAGTTTTCTGCAGATGGCAAGCCGGATACCTTCCCATCTTGAGGCCGGAGATGGGGTAAATATCTTTATTTCTGTGCCCTTTTTCACCTATAATAAGTAATAAAGAAATTCAGCCGATACTTGCTATTGCATTTGTCGTTAAAAAGATTAATATAGAAAAGGGTGACTGTAATCCTGTTTGACAGGGGACTTCTGACCACCTATAATTTCGACGTAGACTAAGAGGGTTTACGATTAGCATTCAAAGGAGTGGAGAATGAGACGAGGCAGCGTGCTTACATTATGCCTGATGGCTCTGATATTTCTACTTGCTTCAAACCTTTTCGCACAAAATGATACAGAGAATCTCCAGTCTCGTATAATTGAGCGATTTGATGATCCCGCAGGTACGGATCTTTACGGTACCCGCCAGAACTTCCGTTGGATTGTCAGGGGGAGCAAGTTTATCAGTGAAGGATTTCCCCAGTTTGCATGGGTGGAAACCTATCCTGAGGCTCTATACAACCGAAACAATCCCATCCCTCCGGGAGTGACTCCCAGAGCCCTGGGTGCTCAGGCTGCATTTGACAGACAGGGGTATAACTACCTTGAGTTTATTCCGGTTGAAGATGAAGACGGCGAAGATGGACCTGTTCCCACCGGTATTGAGATACCCGGAATTGTGAAAAACCTGGACTTCTGGGTCTGGGGATCCAATTACAATTTCTACATGGAAATTCATCTTCAGGACTACCGGGGTATCAGTCATGTGCTCAGAGTTGATGATATCAATTACCGGGGATGGCAGAATCTCAGGGTTAACATTCCCACATCAATACCTCAGAATGTTACCTATGTACCCCAGCGCAAGGGTCTTGAACTCGTGAAGATCGTGCTCTGGACAACACCAGATGAGAATGTCAGCGGCTTCTATGTGTATCTTGACCAGATTAAAGTGTTCACCGATGTATTCCAGCAGCCCTTCGACGGGGAAATCCTCTCGGATCCCGAAGAAGTTGACCAGTTGTGGAATCAGGGAACTCAGGGAGGAGCCAACTAATGAAGAAACTCATACTGATTTCCATAATGTTTTTACTGGCCGCTGTTGCGGTATCTGCCCAGGCCACCGAGGCAGACCCCACACAAATTGGTGTGGACACCGCCCAACAGGCACTTCAGGAAGTTTCCATATCCAAGTTTGAAGATCCCGGCTTCTGGTCCGTACATATCCCTCTGGATGACGGGGTGGTGGCTCATCGCCGTTTTGAAGGCGGACCGCTGGAAAAGGAACCCATCGAGGCTGAAGAAAGCGCAAATATTGAAGAACCGGACGAGTATGTTCTGGGTGTACGGGTGGATTATTTCCGAAGAGGAAACACCACCATTTCAATAGCGCCCGTTCGTCCGATTCAGGTTCCCGGAATTACAAAGACCATATCAATGTGGGTTGTAGGCCGGAATTTCAATCACGTTCTCAATGTGGTTGTGGAAGACTTCTTCGGCCGCAGGTCTACCCTGCCCATGGGTACCTTGAACTTTTCCGGATGGAAGCGTCTTACTGTTGCGGTTCCACCTACAGTGGCACAGAAAAACGCCCACTATAATAACCAGCAGGGATTGAAGATCGTAGGATTTACTATCGAGCCTGCAATGCTTGAAGCTTACGGTACATATTATGTGTACTTCGATGATCTTCGGGTGTGGACAGACCTCTTCAGTGAAGATAATCGGGATCCCGATGATATGGTGGATGGCTGGTAAACCATTCTACCGCTATTCAGTACTGAGCAGTCAGACTGAAAGCAATTATCTTGTGTAAAAACCAAAAACCGCCTGGGCTGAAACTCAGGCGGCTTTTTTTTGATCCCGGAACAAAGTTGATTTGACGGGCAGTATCTCCACCTCCCGGCAACCGCCGCCGGAAAGAAAATGCATCACTGCGTTGCGTACTTCGAAAGTCGATAGTACAATCATATTCATCATGAAAGCCACAGAGAATTTGCTCAGACGATCTGATTTTTTCTCAATCCTCAGTGACGAGGATCTGCAGAAAATCGCTCCGCATTTCGAAAGCGTAGAATACTCCAAAGATACGGTGATTTTGAAAGAGAACACCGTGGCGGATCGGCTGTTCGTAATTCAGGCCGGTTCTGTTGAGATCTGGAAAAATTACGGCACCGATAAGGCCGCCCGTCTGGCGATACAGACTACGGGTCACATATTCGGTGAGATGGCGCTGATTGATGATGAACCCAGAAGCGCCACCGTCCTTGCTGCAGAAGACAGCAGTTTTCTCTACATGCATAAACAGACATTTATCGACCTCAGCGAAGAGTACCCGTCAATCATGCTGGCGGTGCTCCGGGCTCTCAGTCGAATGATCAGAACCAGCAATGACAGTTTTATAAAGAGCCTGAGCAGGCAGAATACCGAGCTTCAGCATGCCCTGGATGATCTTCGTACCACCCAGAAAGAGCTTATCCGCTCAGAGCGCTTCTCAAACCTTGGTAAGTTATCCAGTTTGATCATTCACGACCTGAGAAATCCCCTTTCTGTAATTAAAGGCTACGGTGAAATGCTTCAGGTGCTGAACGATCAGCCGGAACAGGTTCAGGATTATTCCCGAAAAATTGTACAGGAAGCGGAACGATTAAATCAGTTTGCCGAAGAACTGCTGGATTACAGCAGAGGGGAACTCAGGCTTCGCTGGGTGTTCACCTCCCTGCCGATGATTTTTCAGAAGGTACAGCAGTATCTGGAAAAAAGTCTCCAGAACAAGAATAT
It includes:
- a CDS encoding flagellar filament outer layer protein FlaA, coding for MKKLILISIMFLLAAVAVSAQATEADPTQIGVDTAQQALQEVSISKFEDPGFWSVHIPLDDGVVAHRRFEGGPLEKEPIEAEESANIEEPDEYVLGVRVDYFRRGNTTISIAPVRPIQVPGITKTISMWVVGRNFNHVLNVVVEDFFGRRSTLPMGTLNFSGWKRLTVAVPPTVAQKNAHYNNQQGLKIVGFTIEPAMLEAYGTYYVYFDDLRVWTDLFSEDNRDPDDMVDGW
- a CDS encoding ATP-binding protein — protein: MKATENLLRRSDFFSILSDEDLQKIAPHFESVEYSKDTVILKENTVADRLFVIQAGSVEIWKNYGTDKAARLAIQTTGHIFGEMALIDDEPRSATVLAAEDSSFLYMHKQTFIDLSEEYPSIMLAVLRALSRMIRTSNDSFIKSLSRQNTELQHALDDLRTTQKELIRSERFSNLGKLSSLIIHDLRNPLSVIKGYGEMLQVLNDQPEQVQDYSRKIVQEAERLNQFAEELLDYSRGELRLRWVFTSLPMIFQKVQQYLEKSLQNKNIEFSISHEGNEPFYVDEGRLIRAIVNLCDNARKAMPRGGTLSIHGQVDEENISISIEDNGLGMDKDVLAHIFEPFYSSSQGGGTGLGMVSVKTIIEAHRGVVQINSRVNKGTTVSLVIPRTQVLPE
- a CDS encoding cell division protein ZapA → MKVEMLGTSFTLQSDEDPVYLEQVTRFYESKIEEIRDSVETRDPVKLAILAGILVVDDLFKSGAAGQPRLQPSSAGEIARESAGNEPTVPADEPVDNSELEEAERITMNLIHRISSTLEEAAIDEPLSIPGTMED
- the metW gene encoding methionine biosynthesis protein MetW; the protein is MQNNDPTRFSYEEIAKLVRPGSRVLDLGCGSGELLLMLQQERQCKGRGVDIEEDMVLGCIRKGLSVFQGNLDEGLKDFPSKSYDYVILNQTLQMLQDPVFLLKEMLRVGRHLIVNFPNFGHLRNRSQLMFRGIMPRNKNLPYSWHNTPNIHFCTRKDFRQLCGELGLRIADEICLNEQGKPLHIGRDLLATQVCMLLEEK
- a CDS encoding cell division protein ZapB; protein product: MISIDQIKKLESKIQEAVELIGQYKEENRLLKNRLSNYEGRIAELENLIDQYRDEQGEIEQGIINALEHLDSLEQVVGTMKEDPEASVLAEQEADAVQREIEAREAGVKVPDIADGSSDAEDRDSEISSSSDDETEEADTEEEVDLGDPDSSLSEDTEEEESGIDGDDMLDESNIDDALNEDDGYDDDSEEDSSDDTREGQLDIF
- the metX gene encoding homoserine O-acetyltransferase MetX, yielding MTEGAELPGIGLVRQHDLYIDDKNALTLESGVAFGPLNIRYECYGTLNADKSNAVLIVHAFSGDAHAAGYHSSDDRKPGWWDSMIGPGKAFDTDRYFIICSNTLGGCTGTSGPGSINPASGEPYALDFPVITIQDMVETQRILIDHLGIDQLLAIAGGSMGGMQVLEWSIRYPERLRTAIVIASTGRLSAQGIAFNAVGRNAIMSDPHWNGGQYYGKDQIPRQGLSIARMVGHITYLSEESMRVKFGRRLQTRDDFNFDFSDQFQVESYLEYQGDQFVERFDANSYIYLSKAMDYYDFSSRYGTMDSTIDRSTASFLVISYSSDWLFPSYQSKELVYAMMRRGKDVSYTELDSPYGHDAFLLETGRQEIIVSSFLKSAMEGRR
- a CDS encoding flagellar filament outer layer protein FlaA; this encodes MRRGSVLTLCLMALIFLLASNLFAQNDTENLQSRIIERFDDPAGTDLYGTRQNFRWIVRGSKFISEGFPQFAWVETYPEALYNRNNPIPPGVTPRALGAQAAFDRQGYNYLEFIPVEDEDGEDGPVPTGIEIPGIVKNLDFWVWGSNYNFYMEIHLQDYRGISHVLRVDDINYRGWQNLRVNIPTSIPQNVTYVPQRKGLELVKIVLWTTPDENVSGFYVYLDQIKVFTDVFQQPFDGEILSDPEEVDQLWNQGTQGGAN
- the rplT gene encoding 50S ribosomal protein L20, encoding MPRAVDGTRRKSRRKKILKETKGFYGRRSTLHTTAKDALKKSLQYAYRDRKNKKREFRRLWIARISAAVREEGLSYSRFINGLNKANVEINRKVLSNLAIEDPKAFKAVVETAKKHL
- a CDS encoding flagellin, with the translated sequence MIINHNLSAMFAQRQNGVNNEAVTKNMEKLSSGLRINRAGDDASGLAVSEKLRSQIRGLQQASRNASNGISLIQTTEGYLQETQDILQRIRELSVQSSNGIYSAEDRMQIQVEVSQLVDEIDRVASHAQFNGMNLLTGRFARPDAAGTPVQEMAFHIGANMDQKERAFIGTMTAAALGVKNLGTNEIISISTPEQANANIGVVDTALKTVNKQRADLGAYQNRLEMAIQGIDIGAENLQAAESRIRDVDMAKEMVDFTKNQILVQASNAMLAQANMKNQSVLQLLG
- a CDS encoding PilZ domain-containing protein; its protein translation is MSVVTSQQISKLYDRYSEQDVLFNKDINRALLLNTKGIHLRCLGYQWPCILYSSSMTSAKLVVNVKTPIKKVIEQANRMVSLNYSFLQKDKANPISFFMKAKVVSYAPYHPEKPDLNFLNLEFAHRPPDELIFRLGELLEAQTNSNERKDERIVMNPSVQQDMRLHPKEGVAISIDNIPRKCILRDISFGGAKVIIFGVPTFLVNKPSLLTLKFEDPDLQVQIAGKVLRFEEVQGRKDLAAFAIQFDEKAIPTEYKLRLNQYLKQAKRK
- the infC gene encoding translation initiation factor IF-3 → MSAKNHRINEQIRIKEVRLIADDGEQLGVVATDKALEMARERDLDLVEVAPNAKPPVCKLIDYGKYKYEMDKKNRESKKNQTQVKLKEIRMQPKIEGHDLQFKSKHVLEFLQEGNKCKVTVRFRGRELAHTHLGKDVLHKVLELLGEENYNLDRAPQMEGRFMSMILSPKAKKK
- the rpmI gene encoding 50S ribosomal protein L35; translation: MPKMKTRRSAAKRYKVTGSGKVRYKKQGLRHILTKKSTKRKRKLRKAGILSPAENDRIRKILPYG
- a CDS encoding tetratricopeptide repeat protein: MKHSHKKLEHLIYISLPEAMQKEIGGFQLRPDIMLPVETGSSEEDWDIANLSWEMIVTGMLKVLAYDQSNENSDYFRQFVLAVKPGILDELTQTAILKAQNNDWDLAEELFLALRGLQPDNPRSTLNLALMYDQRSEGYEKLGNETEQKRFEEYAFSAYISALQQKPELPEAHLYAGYFFLRQQSFGRAKKEFTRFMEISSDSDKKAEIEQILSQLKGSSNRDALFNEAFDFIRLGKEEEGLEKIEEFLKLQPEIWNAWFLKGWALRRLKRYQEGYNAFTIARSRGGNSADLLNEMAICAMEIDRLDESRSLLEEALQLNPEDVKILSNLGICLIKLGELEEAQEQFLRVLHGDPEDKIAQQYLSYIEEQL